From a region of the Chloroflexota bacterium genome:
- a CDS encoding carboxylate--amine ligase: MKILVLNRQKPHLAPFGDWLGDLVPQARLFTAANRVQGFQGFAAIQPFENYEESGLIEFEALRLHRQCPIERIVATSEVDILRAGRLRSYLGLPGQQADSALAFRNKIVMKQHLVNRAQLVNIPIFQAINEPFDLIQFIEQHGYPVIVKPDDGSGSLGAKMLANEDDLAQLLQQPLPRGLEIECFIQGDQYHIDGLLVDNEVCFCWPSQYLGNGLSFTKGWFTASQMLRPEHHLTQRLIAAAKEVLALLPTPPVTSFHLELFHTPADELFFCEIASRTGGGMINGTIEQAFGINLNQLFIQGQAGMPIDLSKLRAITQPKKIVGWGLVPPQAGIFRGYRAAKPPQSWVLHFDWSIQAGTHSQPAQMSVDQVGGFIVDLTDAPDPEERLIEVWRWAEQQALWEPAGVTV; encoded by the coding sequence ATGAAGATCTTAGTGCTCAATCGTCAAAAGCCCCACTTAGCTCCTTTTGGCGATTGGCTTGGCGATTTAGTGCCGCAGGCACGCTTATTTACTGCTGCCAACCGCGTCCAAGGCTTTCAAGGGTTTGCGGCGATTCAGCCATTTGAGAACTATGAAGAAAGTGGCCTGATTGAATTTGAGGCTTTACGCTTGCATCGGCAATGCCCAATCGAGCGGATTGTCGCAACTTCAGAGGTTGATATTCTGCGTGCAGGCCGCTTACGCAGCTACCTTGGGTTGCCTGGCCAGCAAGCCGATAGCGCATTGGCTTTTCGCAATAAAATCGTGATGAAGCAACACCTGGTTAATCGCGCACAGCTGGTCAATATCCCAATTTTTCAGGCGATCAACGAGCCGTTCGATCTAATTCAATTTATCGAACAGCATGGCTACCCAGTGATCGTCAAACCAGATGATGGCAGCGGTTCGCTGGGGGCAAAAATGCTCGCAAACGAAGATGATCTAGCTCAGTTGTTGCAACAGCCGCTACCCCGTGGTTTAGAAATCGAGTGCTTTATCCAAGGTGATCAATATCATATCGATGGATTATTGGTCGATAACGAGGTCTGTTTTTGCTGGCCGTCGCAATATCTTGGCAATGGTTTATCCTTCACCAAAGGCTGGTTTACCGCTAGCCAGATGCTTCGGCCCGAACATCACTTGACCCAGCGCTTGATCGCAGCGGCCAAAGAAGTGTTGGCCTTGCTGCCAACTCCGCCCGTCACCAGCTTTCACTTGGAGTTGTTTCATACTCCTGCCGATGAGCTGTTCTTTTGCGAAATTGCCAGCCGCACCGGTGGCGGTATGATCAACGGAACGATCGAGCAGGCCTTTGGCATTAACCTAAATCAACTCTTTATCCAAGGCCAAGCTGGCATGCCGATTGATCTGAGCAAATTAAGGGCGATCACCCAACCCAAGAAGATCGTCGGTTGGGGTTTGGTTCCACCGCAAGCTGGCATTTTTCGCGGCTATCGCGCTGCAAAACCACCCCAATCATGGGTGCTCCACTTCGATTGGAGCATTCAGGCTGGCACACACTCGCAACCAGCCCAAATGAGTGTTGATCAAGTCGGCGGGTTTATTGTTGATCTGACTGATGCTCCTGACCCCGAAGAACGCTTGATTGAGGTTTGGCGCTGGGCCGAACAACAAGCACTCTGGGAGCCAGCAGGAGTAACGGTATGA
- a CDS encoding LLM class flavin-dependent oxidoreductase has protein sequence MKQQRQMKLGAFLPAPGHHVAAWRHPNTPANAGLEIQHYTQVAQTAERGKFDMIFLSDGVGIRTHYKDEDELSRWGRIVQFEPLTLLSALAMVTQNIGLAATASTTYNEPFHIARKFASLDFLSNGRAGWNVVTSVTDVEAQNFNLQHQPDHATRYRRAREFMDVVTGLWDSWEDDAFIFDKATGRYFEPQKLHMLHHHGEFFQVRGPLNLARSPQGYPVIVQAGSSEDGQDFAAQWAEVIFTAHQTLEQAQTFYRGIKGQMIKHGRSPEQAKVMPGVFAVVGKTRAEAEEKYAILQELVDPVVGLGLLTGLLGDVDISGYPLDGPLPELPETQGSTSRQKLVYEQAQRQGLTIRQLYLSVAGGRGHRFILGTPSEIADQLEDWFVNEAADGFNIMPPSLPDGLNDFVDLVIPELQRRGLFRTEYEGTTLRDHLGLDRPLNRHHKGTADHATLAIARGAE, from the coding sequence ATGAAACAGCAACGTCAAATGAAACTTGGGGCTTTTCTCCCCGCACCTGGTCACCATGTTGCCGCATGGCGACACCCCAACACCCCAGCCAATGCTGGGCTTGAAATTCAACATTATACCCAGGTGGCTCAAACCGCTGAGCGGGGCAAGTTTGATATGATTTTCCTCTCGGATGGGGTGGGCATTCGCACTCATTATAAAGATGAAGATGAATTAAGCCGTTGGGGTCGAATTGTTCAGTTTGAGCCACTGACCTTGCTTTCAGCCTTAGCCATGGTTACCCAAAACATTGGCTTGGCGGCAACCGCATCGACCACCTATAACGAGCCATTTCATATTGCGCGTAAATTTGCTTCGCTCGATTTTCTGAGCAATGGGCGGGCGGGATGGAATGTTGTAACCTCAGTGACCGATGTTGAGGCCCAAAATTTCAACCTTCAACACCAACCTGATCATGCCACTCGCTATCGGCGGGCACGCGAATTTATGGATGTGGTAACAGGGTTGTGGGATAGTTGGGAAGATGATGCTTTTATCTTCGACAAAGCCACAGGCCGCTATTTCGAACCACAAAAACTGCATATGCTGCATCATCATGGCGAATTTTTCCAGGTACGCGGGCCGCTTAATCTTGCCCGTTCACCGCAAGGCTACCCGGTTATTGTGCAAGCTGGCTCATCAGAAGATGGTCAAGATTTTGCGGCTCAATGGGCCGAAGTGATTTTTACCGCCCATCAAACCCTTGAGCAAGCCCAAACGTTTTATCGCGGCATCAAAGGCCAAATGATCAAGCATGGACGTTCGCCTGAACAAGCCAAGGTCATGCCTGGCGTGTTTGCGGTGGTTGGAAAAACGAGGGCTGAGGCCGAAGAAAAATATGCAATCTTACAAGAACTGGTTGATCCGGTGGTTGGTTTAGGGCTATTGACCGGATTGTTGGGTGATGTTGATATTTCAGGCTACCCCTTGGATGGGCCATTACCAGAATTACCTGAAACCCAAGGCAGCACTAGCCGCCAAAAACTCGTCTATGAGCAAGCCCAACGCCAAGGCCTAACGATTCGTCAATTGTATCTCTCGGTTGCAGGTGGGCGCGGCCATCGCTTTATTCTCGGAACCCCCAGCGAGATTGCCGATCAACTTGAGGATTGGTTTGTGAATGAGGCTGCTGATGGGTTTAATATCATGCCGCCAAGCCTACCTGATGGCTTAAACGACTTTGTTGATTTGGTTATTCCTGAATTACAGCGCCGTGGATTGTTTCGAACTGAATACGAAGGCACAACCTTACGTGACCATCTAGGGCTTGATCGCCCGCTCAATCGCCATCACAAGGGTACTGCTGACCATGCCACGCTGGCGATTGCCCGAGGTGCTGAATGA
- a CDS encoding D-2-hydroxyacid dehydrogenase family protein, with protein MTKLRCAILDDYQHAALAMADWSVVAEQVDVQVFSNYFSEQTALVQAIHDCEIVVIMRERTPFKANLLAQLPNLKLLITSGMRNASIDVAAAHAQGMVVCGTASRSEPPAELTWALILGLARQIVPENVALRTNGPWQQSVGMDLAGQRLGLLGLGKIGSNVAKVAQAFGMDVLAWSQNLTAERTQALGVQLAESKEQLLEESDIVSIHLVLGERTRGLVGAAELQRMRRHAYLINTSRAAIVDQAALIQALEQGWIGGAGLDVFEIEPLPAEHPFRSLPNVLATPHLGYVSQRNYKAYFGEAIEDIQAFLAGAPIRQLS; from the coding sequence ATGACAAAACTACGCTGTGCAATTCTTGATGATTATCAACACGCCGCCTTGGCGATGGCTGATTGGTCAGTGGTAGCCGAACAGGTTGATGTACAGGTTTTTTCTAACTATTTCAGCGAACAAACCGCGTTAGTCCAAGCAATCCACGATTGTGAGATTGTGGTGATTATGCGCGAACGAACACCATTTAAAGCCAATTTACTGGCCCAATTGCCAAACCTTAAGCTGTTAATCACCTCTGGCATGCGCAATGCCTCGATCGATGTGGCAGCAGCCCATGCCCAAGGAATGGTTGTTTGTGGCACGGCGAGCCGTTCCGAGCCTCCTGCCGAATTAACTTGGGCCTTGATTTTGGGATTGGCTCGCCAAATTGTGCCCGAAAATGTGGCATTACGCACGAATGGCCCATGGCAACAAAGCGTTGGAATGGATTTAGCAGGCCAGCGTTTGGGCTTATTGGGCTTAGGCAAAATTGGCAGTAACGTCGCCAAAGTTGCCCAAGCGTTTGGCATGGATGTGTTGGCATGGAGCCAAAACCTCACTGCGGAGCGCACTCAAGCATTGGGAGTTCAGCTTGCTGAATCCAAAGAGCAGCTGCTTGAAGAGAGTGATATTGTTTCGATTCACTTGGTATTGGGTGAACGGACACGCGGTTTAGTCGGTGCAGCCGAACTCCAGCGTATGCGCCGTCATGCCTACCTGATCAATACCTCTCGTGCAGCGATTGTCGATCAAGCCGCCTTGATTCAAGCTTTGGAACAGGGTTGGATTGGCGGCGCAGGCTTGGATGTATTTGAGATTGAGCCGTTGCCAGCTGAACACCCATTTCGTAGCTTGCCAAATGTCTTAGCCACACCGCACTTGGGTTATGTATCCCAACGCAACTACAAAGCCTATTTTGGCGAAGCGATTGAAGATATTCAGGCTTTTTTAGCAGGCGCACCAATTCGTCAATTAAGTTAA
- a CDS encoding dipeptide epimerase, with translation MNLTTTVISLRLDQPFVSNKGSTTAVQQVVIELTWQEYGGFGTVLCPKENNLSVEQILQLLRACEPLLNTATPWQFELYRGQLASVVRNQAAIMAGIDMAWHDLLGKVVAQPIHALWGLAGLSIPPTALSLGVQSEHALVEQAATLAAWPILKLKLTNASNLDSLRQIREVYAGRIWVDGNGAWDVDQAIAAVQQCHAYGVELIEQPIPAGNLDQLCTIRQHSPIPLVADEDCRGLDDVWRLQSCVDVINLKLFKCGGLRQARTMIDVAKQLGLKVMLGCKTESSLGISAIAQLAGLADYLDLDGHLDLVNDPFQGLVIEQGRLRLPQTPGLGLTIQGAIA, from the coding sequence ATGAACTTAACAACGACAGTGATCAGCCTACGGCTTGATCAGCCGTTTGTCAGCAATAAGGGTTCGACAACTGCGGTGCAACAAGTTGTAATCGAATTAACCTGGCAGGAGTATGGTGGTTTTGGCACCGTGCTTTGCCCCAAAGAAAACAACCTCAGTGTTGAGCAAATTCTACAGCTGCTTCGGGCTTGCGAACCATTGCTGAACACTGCCACGCCATGGCAATTTGAGCTGTATCGAGGTCAATTAGCTTCGGTCGTTCGCAATCAGGCTGCGATCATGGCGGGCATCGATATGGCATGGCATGATCTTTTAGGCAAGGTGGTTGCGCAACCCATCCACGCGCTTTGGGGCTTGGCGGGATTGAGCATCCCACCAACTGCACTCTCGCTTGGCGTACAATCGGAGCATGCCTTGGTCGAACAGGCTGCAACATTGGCGGCATGGCCAATTCTTAAACTCAAACTCACAAACGCTAGCAATCTCGATAGCCTGCGCCAAATACGCGAGGTCTATGCTGGCCGGATTTGGGTTGATGGCAATGGAGCATGGGATGTTGATCAAGCGATTGCCGCAGTTCAGCAATGTCATGCCTACGGCGTTGAACTGATCGAACAGCCAATACCGGCGGGTAACCTCGACCAACTATGCACAATTCGCCAACACTCACCAATTCCCTTAGTTGCCGATGAAGATTGTCGTGGGCTTGATGATGTGTGGCGCTTACAGAGCTGTGTTGATGTGATTAATCTCAAACTCTTCAAATGTGGCGGCTTACGCCAAGCTCGCACAATGATCGACGTTGCCAAGCAACTTGGCCTAAAAGTTATGTTAGGTTGTAAAACTGAAAGCAGCCTTGGAATTAGCGCTATCGCCCAACTTGCCGGGCTAGCAGATTATCTTGATCTTGATGGGCATCTTGATTTGGTCAATGACCCCTTTCAAGGCCTTGTGATCGAGCAAGGCAGGCTGCGTTTACCGCAAACCCCAGGCTTAGGATTAACCATTCAAGGAGCGATCGCATGA